One Pangasianodon hypophthalmus isolate fPanHyp1 chromosome 7, fPanHyp1.pri, whole genome shotgun sequence genomic window, cgtggagtttgcatgttctccatcatgcttcgggggtttcctccgggtactctggtttcctcctctagtccaaagacatgtagTAGgttgactggcatctctaaattgtctgtagtgagtgaatggttgtgtgtgtgtgagtgtgtgccctgtgatggttTGGCACCCCCTGTCCAGGCTGTCCCCCGCTTTTGCCCCGAGtcctctgggataggctccccgtgaccctgtgtaggataagctgtACAgagtatggatggatggatatctTACTGTTCAACATAGCCTATTATTTGCATCTTTTTCCAGTGTTTACATTCATCCTTGTACCATTGTAACACTACTTGCACTACACTGTATGTTCAATATCATATTGCATAATTTTGtattgttcatatttatgtgCAATCTCACACTTGCATTTTCCCCATGTATGTGAAATTGTCTCCTTACGTTGTTGTCTTGTATGTTGCCTCCCTACCTAATGTCATATGATAGCTGTAGCATAACTGTTTTGTATACTGTGTATTCTGAAAACATATGCCAGtagagttgaattgaattgacacATTCGTCTCTCCTATTATACTTGTTgaggtacagacagacagacagatagatagatagatagatagatagatttctATAGCTAAACCTGACACGTCAACTTCAAAAATCCCTCCTGTGGGGGATTTGTTGTGAAACATGGCAACACTGCGGTGCAGCCCGCGTGTCATGTGACTTCCTATCAGCTGGGCTGCTTTTCAGCCTTTTATACCGCCAGCTTCAGCCGCTCACTCAGGTGCAActctttttatttcacacacgTCGGAGTCTCGGTTTTCTGGGAGCTGTGTAGCGAAGTAACCGTGGATATGTTTCGCTGTGTTTGCCTGTTCGTTTTGCTTCCTTTGTGTGGTAAGTATACATACCTCTTAATTTGAGTGCGCCATTCTAGCAACTTTTTTATTCACCGAAATTTGAGGCCCGGATGCTAACACTGGCTAGCGGAACAGCTTCCCAGTGTCTTGGCAAAGTAGGTAACTTGCAGTTAGTTCGCGTAGGCTGTGTCTTTAATCTCTGAATATAATTGAAATATTTAGTTAAAGAGTGTTATTTTACAAGTTTTGCCACATTGTTTACTTGCAGAGTGCGGTTATATTTGCTAGCTGAAGTCTGACGCATTTTGATGACTCGCTAGTTAAGTAACGGTTTCTACTACCTAGCTGTCTGTAGTCTCAacagctgtaataataataataataataataataataataaatatttgctaAAGAGTTAATGAATTTACTGTTCAATTTTACTAAACAGTATGATTATAGTAATGAATCAGTAACTTTAGGCTTTAACTTTGGGTTTAATGTCTCACTGTTTTATTGGGTCGAATGAAGTGCTTTGTGGTAATTTGAGCTGAATGCCATCTCGTTAAAGTGTTATCGTTAAATGGACATGTGACTGCTGCACCTTTTCCCTGCCAGTCTTTATTCGACACCTTGTGACCAGGAGCGCTTGTCATACGAGACACCTCTGTAAAATGCCTCAAGCTAATGATTATATTCTGAGCTGGTTTTCGTGTCAGTCTAAACTCAAATCACGTGGTCTTCGTGGTGTCCACTTTACTGCCTATAAAATGCTGAGATGGTCCTTGCtacagaaccaaaagtccagggggtggtgCTAGATCTGATCCAACTCATCCTATAAGCCTGAACCTATCATCTAACCCTAATCCACACAATGCTGTGCAacatgaaacacattaaacaacCTCATCCAGCCTGAAACGCGCTCTACCAGCGATGCCAAGGTAAGACTTCCTGGTTTAGGTCTGACCCCACCCCATGGACTTTTTGTTCTGCACCAAGGGGTATTTGGGGTTTCTCTGAGCTCATGGCCTAGTTTAGAGGACCCAAATCATGAGATCATTATTACTGCCGATCATAATTCCTGTCTTAATCTAAAGCACCTGATCCTAATAATCAAGGTCTTTAAGGTTGTCCGAGTATCGATGCCAGGTAGGTTGCCTGGGGAGTTAATAACTCTCTGATCTTCAGAAATCAATGGCCCTTATTCACAAGCTGGTTTTAATAATACATGAGCTTCTGCGCATGTTGGTTGGGTTGGTGGTTCTGCCTTTTTGTTTGGGGCAGAACAAGGTTCTTCAGCTTGATAAAATGGGTCATATGAGTGAATCAAGTACAAGCATGCCATAGCTGATCAAAGTTGggtattgtgtgtatatatggcTGATATGTGAGTTCAATAACTAAATGTCTCTTCTCTTTTGTAGTTCTTGGGCAGGCTGATGTGCTCCTGTCAACACCTTCCAAGAGCTTCATATTTCCCACCGATCAGCCAAATTGGGAAGAAACCCATGCACCTACAGTCCCACCTACCACAGAAGGCCCTGCCAATGCTGTAACAGAGGTTGTTAATACCACAACTGTTGCACCAACCACTCTTCCAACTACTCAGCCCACCAACTCTACTACGGCTCCTCCAACTACTCAGCCCACCAACTCTACTACGGCTCCTCCAACTACTCAGCCCACCAACTCTACAACGGCTCCTCCAACTACTCAGCCCACCAACTCTACTACGGCTCCTCCAACTACTCAGCCCGCCAACTCTACTACGGCTCCTCCAACTACTCAGCCCGCCAACTCTACTACGGCTCCTCCAACTACTCAGCCCGCCAACTCTACAACGGCTCCTCCAACCACTCTGCCCACCAACTTTACAACCGCCTCCACTCCTGCTCCTACAACTCCACCACTGCCTGAGGTTGGAGATTATGTTGTCCGGGCTGAGTGGAACTCCTCTGCATGTCTGATGGCAAGGATGGGTTTGCAGTTTAGCTTCAGAATGGTATGTGTATATAGGGCACAGTTATGAGCTGTCACAAGCTAGTATAGTATAGAGgttgtcattattttttttttatgaatgttgCTTTTGTTTGTAAATGTCTATAAATGTTACCATGTGTATTGTCTTCCCTCAGGGAGACAGCTTTCAGACAATAAAT contains:
- the lamp2 gene encoding lysosome-associated membrane glycoprotein 2 isoform X1; translation: MFRCVCLFVLLPLCVLGQADVLLSTPSKSFIFPTDQPNWEETHAPTVPPTTEGPANAVTEVVNTTTVAPTTLPTTQPTNSTTAPPTTQPTNSTTAPPTTQPTNSTTAPPTTQPTNSTTAPPTTQPANSTTAPPTTQPANSTTAPPTTQPANSTTAPPTTLPTNFTTASTPAPTTPPLPEVGDYVVRAEWNSSACLMARMGLQFSFRMGDSFQTINLDPNVTVTNGTCGNNGSDSALMLTSDKISVHFTFSNQTSKFFLSALNLTVVAGSGTSFTAASTNLSLWEASLGSSYMCRKEQSFNITDALILNTFELHVQPFGVTNDKFSTAEDCKADEAGNFIVPIAVGVALIVLVLLVLVAYFIGRQRSRVTSYEQFR
- the lamp2 gene encoding lysosome-associated membrane glycoprotein 2 isoform X2 → MFRCVCLFVLLPLCVLGQADVLLSTPSKSFIFPTDQPNWEETHAPTVPPTTEGPANAVTEVVNTTTVAPTTLPTTQPTNSTTAPPTTQPTNSTTAPPTTQPTNSTTAPPTTQPTNSTTAPPTTQPANSTTAPPTTQPANSTTAPPTTQPANSTTAPPTTLPTNFTTASTPAPTTPPLPEVGDYVVRAEWNSSACLMARMGLQFSFRMGDSFQTINLDPNVTVTNGTCGNNGSDSALMLTSDKISVHFTFSNQTSKFFLSALNLTVVAGSGTSFTAASTNLSLWEASLGSSYMCRKEQSFNITDALILNTFELHVQPFGVTNDKFSTAHECSVDDTSLLIPIIVGAALAVLILIVVIAYVIGRRKTYVGYQTL